The following are encoded in a window of Chlorocebus sabaeus isolate Y175 chromosome 22, mChlSab1.0.hap1, whole genome shotgun sequence genomic DNA:
- the GLYCTK gene encoding glycerate kinase isoform X2 has protein sequence MGMAAAAEELLGQHLVQGVISIPKGIRAAMERASKQEMLLKPHSRVQVFEGAEDNLPDRDALRAALAIRQLAEGLTADDLLLVLISGGGSALLPAPIPPVTLEEKQTLTRLLAARGATIQELNTIRKALSQLKGGGLAQAAYPAQVVSLILSDVVGDPVEVIASGPTVASSHSVQDCLHILNRYGLRAALPRSVKTVLSRADSDPHGPHACGHVLNVIIGSNVLALAEAQRQAEALGYQAVVLSAAMQGDVKSMAQFYGLLAHVARTRLTPSMAGASVEEDAQLHELAAELQIPDLQLEEALETMAWGRGPVCLLAGGEPTVQLQGSGRGGRNQELALRVGAELRRWPLGQIDVLFLSGGTDGQDGPTEAAGAWVTPELASQAAAEGLDMATFLAHNDSHTFFCRLQGGAHLLHTGMTGTNVMDTHLLFLRPQ, from the exons ATGGGCATGGCAGCTGCCGCTGAGGAACTACTGGGCCAGCATCTTGTGCAGGGCGTGATCAGCATTCCCAAGGGGATCCGTGCTGCCATGGAGCGCGCCAGCAAGCA GGAGATGCTGCTGAAGCCACATAGCCGTGTCCAGGTATTCGAGGGTGCGGAGGACAACCTCCCAGACCGCGATGCACTGCGGGCTGCGCTGGCCATCCGGCAACTGGCTGAGGGACTCACAGCTGATGACCTGCTGCTCGTACTGATCTCAG GTGGGGGGTCAGCTCTGCTGCCTGCCCCCATCCCACCTGTCACACTGGAGGAGAAGCAGACACTCACCAGACTGCTGGCAGCCCGTGGAGCCACCATCCAGGAGTTGAACACCATTCGGAAGGCCCTGTCCCAGCTCAAGGGTGGGGGGCTGGCTCAGGCCGCCTACCCTGCACAG GTGGTGAGCCTCATCCTGTCAGATGTGGTGGGGGACCCTGTGGAGGTGATTGCCAGCGGCCCCACTGTGGCCAGTTCCCACAGTGTGCAAGATTGCCTGCATATCCTCAATCGCTACGGCCTCCGTGCAGCCCTGCCACGTTCCGTGAAGACTGTGCTGTCTCGGGCCGACTCTGACCCCCATGGGCCACACGCCTGTGGCCATGTCCTGAATGTGATCATTGGCTCCAATGTGCTGGCACTAGCTGAGGCCCAGCGGCAGGCTGAGGCACTTGGCTACCAGGCTGTGGTGCTGAGTGCAGCCATGCAGGGTGATGTAAAAAGTATGGCCCAGTTCTACGGGCTGCTGGCCCATGTGGCTAGAACCCGCCTCACCCCATCCATGGCTGGGGCTTCTGTGGAGGAAGATGCACAGCTCCATGAGCTGGCAGCTGAGCTTCAGATCCCAGACCTGCAGCTGGAGGAGGCTCTGGAGACCATGGCATGGGGAAGGGGCCCAGTCTGCCTGCTGGCTGGTGGTGAGCCCACAGTGCAGCTGCAGGGCTCCGGCAGGGGTGGCCGGAACCAGGAACTGGCCCTGCGTGTTGGAGCAGAGTTGAGAAGGTGGCCGCTGGGGCAAATAGATGTGCTGTTTTTGAGCGGTGGCACTGATGGGCAGGATGGGCCCACAGAGGCTGCTGGGGCCTGGGTCACACCTGAGCTTGCCAGCCAGGCTGCAGCTGAGGGCCTGGACATGGCCACCTTCCTAGCCCACAATGACTCACATACCTTTTTCTGCCGCCTCCAGGGTGGGGCACACCTGCTGCACACAGGGATGACAGGTACCAATGTCATGGACACCCACCTCTTGTTCCTGCGGCCTCAGTGA
- the GLYCTK gene encoding glycerate kinase isoform X1, whose amino-acid sequence MAAALQVLPRLARAPLHPLLWRGSVARLASSMALAEQARQLFESAVGAVLPGPMLHRALSLDPSGRQLKVRDRSFQLRQNVYLVGFGKAVMGMAAAAEELLGQHLVQGVISIPKGIRAAMERASKQEMLLKPHSRVQVFEGAEDNLPDRDALRAALAIRQLAEGLTADDLLLVLISGGGSALLPAPIPPVTLEEKQTLTRLLAARGATIQELNTIRKALSQLKGGGLAQAAYPAQVVSLILSDVVGDPVEVIASGPTVASSHSVQDCLHILNRYGLRAALPRSVKTVLSRADSDPHGPHACGHVLNVIIGSNVLALAEAQRQAEALGYQAVVLSAAMQGDVKSMAQFYGLLAHVARTRLTPSMAGASVEEDAQLHELAAELQIPDLQLEEALETMAWGRGPVCLLAGGEPTVQLQGSGRGGRNQELALRVGAELRRWPLGQIDVLFLSGGTDGQDGPTEAAGAWVTPELASQAAAEGLDMATFLAHNDSHTFFCRLQGGAHLLHTGMTGTNVMDTHLLFLRPQ is encoded by the exons ATGGCTGCAGCCCTGCAGGTCCTGCCCCGCTTGGCCCGAGCCCCCTTGCATCCACTCCTCTGGCGGGGCTCAGTGGCCCGGCTGGCCAGCAGCATGGCCTTGGCAGAGCAGGCCCGGCAGCTGTTTGAGAGTGCTGTGGGTGCAGTGCTGCCGGGCCCCATGCTGCACCGGGCACTATCCTTGGACCCTAGTGGCAGACAGCTGAAGGTGCGGGACCGGAGCTTTCAGCTGAGGCAAAACGTCTACCTGGTGGGCTTTGGCAAGGCTGTGATGGGCATGGCAGCTGCCGCTGAGGAACTACTGGGCCAGCATCTTGTGCAGGGCGTGATCAGCATTCCCAAGGGGATCCGTGCTGCCATGGAGCGCGCCAGCAAGCA GGAGATGCTGCTGAAGCCACATAGCCGTGTCCAGGTATTCGAGGGTGCGGAGGACAACCTCCCAGACCGCGATGCACTGCGGGCTGCGCTGGCCATCCGGCAACTGGCTGAGGGACTCACAGCTGATGACCTGCTGCTCGTACTGATCTCAG GTGGGGGGTCAGCTCTGCTGCCTGCCCCCATCCCACCTGTCACACTGGAGGAGAAGCAGACACTCACCAGACTGCTGGCAGCCCGTGGAGCCACCATCCAGGAGTTGAACACCATTCGGAAGGCCCTGTCCCAGCTCAAGGGTGGGGGGCTGGCTCAGGCCGCCTACCCTGCACAG GTGGTGAGCCTCATCCTGTCAGATGTGGTGGGGGACCCTGTGGAGGTGATTGCCAGCGGCCCCACTGTGGCCAGTTCCCACAGTGTGCAAGATTGCCTGCATATCCTCAATCGCTACGGCCTCCGTGCAGCCCTGCCACGTTCCGTGAAGACTGTGCTGTCTCGGGCCGACTCTGACCCCCATGGGCCACACGCCTGTGGCCATGTCCTGAATGTGATCATTGGCTCCAATGTGCTGGCACTAGCTGAGGCCCAGCGGCAGGCTGAGGCACTTGGCTACCAGGCTGTGGTGCTGAGTGCAGCCATGCAGGGTGATGTAAAAAGTATGGCCCAGTTCTACGGGCTGCTGGCCCATGTGGCTAGAACCCGCCTCACCCCATCCATGGCTGGGGCTTCTGTGGAGGAAGATGCACAGCTCCATGAGCTGGCAGCTGAGCTTCAGATCCCAGACCTGCAGCTGGAGGAGGCTCTGGAGACCATGGCATGGGGAAGGGGCCCAGTCTGCCTGCTGGCTGGTGGTGAGCCCACAGTGCAGCTGCAGGGCTCCGGCAGGGGTGGCCGGAACCAGGAACTGGCCCTGCGTGTTGGAGCAGAGTTGAGAAGGTGGCCGCTGGGGCAAATAGATGTGCTGTTTTTGAGCGGTGGCACTGATGGGCAGGATGGGCCCACAGAGGCTGCTGGGGCCTGGGTCACACCTGAGCTTGCCAGCCAGGCTGCAGCTGAGGGCCTGGACATGGCCACCTTCCTAGCCCACAATGACTCACATACCTTTTTCTGCCGCCTCCAGGGTGGGGCACACCTGCTGCACACAGGGATGACAGGTACCAATGTCATGGACACCCACCTCTTGTTCCTGCGGCCTCAGTGA
- the GLYCTK gene encoding glycerate kinase isoform X3, which produces MAAALQVLPRLARAPLHPLLWRGSVARLASSMALAEQARQLFESAVGAVLPGPMLHRALSLDPSGRQLKVRDRSFQLRQNVYLVGFGKAVMGMAAAAEELLGQHLVQGVISIPKGIRAAMERASKQEMLLKPHSRVQVFEGAEDNLPDRDALRAALAIRQLAEGLTADDLLLVLISGGEPHPVRCGGGPCGGDCQRPHCGQFPQCARLPAYPQSLRPPCSPATFREDCAVSGRL; this is translated from the exons ATGGCTGCAGCCCTGCAGGTCCTGCCCCGCTTGGCCCGAGCCCCCTTGCATCCACTCCTCTGGCGGGGCTCAGTGGCCCGGCTGGCCAGCAGCATGGCCTTGGCAGAGCAGGCCCGGCAGCTGTTTGAGAGTGCTGTGGGTGCAGTGCTGCCGGGCCCCATGCTGCACCGGGCACTATCCTTGGACCCTAGTGGCAGACAGCTGAAGGTGCGGGACCGGAGCTTTCAGCTGAGGCAAAACGTCTACCTGGTGGGCTTTGGCAAGGCTGTGATGGGCATGGCAGCTGCCGCTGAGGAACTACTGGGCCAGCATCTTGTGCAGGGCGTGATCAGCATTCCCAAGGGGATCCGTGCTGCCATGGAGCGCGCCAGCAAGCA GGAGATGCTGCTGAAGCCACATAGCCGTGTCCAGGTATTCGAGGGTGCGGAGGACAACCTCCCAGACCGCGATGCACTGCGGGCTGCGCTGGCCATCCGGCAACTGGCTGAGGGACTCACAGCTGATGACCTGCTGCTCGTACTGATCTCAG GTGGTGAGCCTCATCCTGTCAGATGTGGTGGGGGACCCTGTGGAGGTGATTGCCAGCGGCCCCACTGTGGCCAGTTCCCACAGTGTGCAAGATTGCCTGCATATCCTCAATCGCTACGGCCTCCGTGCAGCCCTGCCACGTTCCGTGAAGACTGTGCTGTCTCGGGCCGACTCTGA